CTGGGCCATAGTAGAAGGTGGCGGGACGCTGCGGTTAGCAGCGAAAAGAAAGAAGGGAGTACCATGGCCGGCTGTCTCAGGGGACGGACTGCTGCCCTTAGCGGGCGGCAAAAACGCTAAAAACATTAAAGACAACGACCCCAGCGGGCTGCTGGTTTTGGTGTTTTTAGCGTTTACCAAGAGCAGGCCTAGGGATAATCAACAGCGGCGCACCCTCCTGGTTATTTATAAGCAGAAGCGTAGGCAAGCAGGTGGGCCTTTGCCTGCCAAGTCAGCGTGAAGCGAAACACGAGGCTAGCGGGCCGGGAACTGGCGCTGATAGTGCAGGTTGAGAATGGTATCGACTTTCGCCTTGGTGAGGGGCTGGTTGACCAGGCCAGCTATGGGCAGCCTCGGCATGGAGGAGGTATGAATAGAGCGTTTGTGGTACCCGGAGAGGCTGGCGCAACCAAAAGGGTTCTACGCTTTAGGTTGCAACATGAAAAAAGGCCGGCCAAGGGAGTTCGATAATGAAGGTAGTGCCTTCCTGCTGCCGGCTTTGCAGCCAGATGTGGCCGCCGTGCCACTCCACAATCTGCCGGGCAATGAATAGGTCCAGGCCCGAGTAGTGACGCCGTAAAGCCTGATGCGGGAGGCGCAGCTAATTTTTTGAAGTCATTTACCCATAATATTTCCCTCTTAATACCAGCTTTTAGCCTGGCCTTTTCCTTAGGCCGTTCAGGTGGGTTTGGGAAAGTAAGGACGGTTAGCTGACCGGGATGAGATATGGAAAGTGCACTTCCAGTAACGCACTCAATTTTTCCTTGGTCAGGGGCTTACTAATTAGTCCGGCGATGGGGAGAGAATTGACGTGGCTCAGGTCGCGAGGGTTCATGGAGGTGGTGAGCACTACGATGACAACGGCCTGTTGCTGCAACAGGGGCATGGCCTGGAAGGCATCCAGAAACT
The Hymenobacter sp. DG25B genome window above contains:
- a CDS encoding ATP-binding protein: MEWHGGHIWLQSRQQEGTTFIIELPWPAFFHVAT